A window of the Bacillus andreraoultii genome harbors these coding sequences:
- a CDS encoding ribosomal-processing cysteine protease Prp → MIKVTIKQTSDQKIAAFTVEGHANFDKYGSDIVCAGVSAVTFGSLNAVEALTHVVPEIEQGGEGGYLHWQVPNRLPEETEDKVQLLLQGMVVSLQTIEQSYSDYIKITFKK, encoded by the coding sequence ATGATAAAAGTCACCATCAAACAAACATCCGATCAAAAAATTGCTGCCTTCACTGTTGAGGGACATGCAAACTTTGATAAATACGGATCTGATATTGTTTGTGCTGGTGTTTCTGCGGTAACGTTTGGTTCACTTAATGCAGTGGAAGCTCTCACTCATGTTGTTCCAGAGATTGAACAAGGCGGTGAAGGAGGCTATCTTCATTGGCAAGTTCCAAATCGCCTACCGGAAGAAACGGAAGATAAAGTTCAACTACTCCTTCAAGGGATGGTTGTGTCCTTACAAACAATTGAGCAAAGTTATAGTGATTATATAAAAATTACCTTCAAAAAATAG
- a CDS encoding M50 family metallopeptidase, protein MNKWFYLLTHIHIHPLSWLIVAIAIMTAQFKELLILFFIVLVHELGHAAAASFFSWRIKNIILLPFGGVLETEEHGNRPIKEEFIVTISGPLQHSWMIILAFLLNKYGMIDSQLYTNFVKYNIMIFLFNCLPILPLDGGKLIYLFFSKYYPFMKALQHSILFSMIFLLVYCFVIVIIFPYHLNGWVIALFLFISLYKEWKHRPYTWMRFLIERYVKEDHNRKVTEIYVRKEEEISQVVEKFRRGYEHQIFVIELGKTSPPIHESKILKYYFEKTPHQLKIGDLIY, encoded by the coding sequence TTGAATAAGTGGTTTTATCTCCTAACCCACATTCATATTCATCCCTTATCTTGGCTCATTGTTGCAATTGCTATTATGACAGCGCAGTTTAAAGAATTACTCATCTTATTTTTTATTGTTTTAGTTCATGAGCTTGGCCATGCTGCGGCGGCTTCTTTTTTTTCATGGAGAATCAAGAATATTATTCTTTTGCCGTTCGGTGGGGTGCTCGAGACAGAAGAACATGGAAATCGTCCTATAAAAGAAGAATTTATTGTGACAATTAGTGGCCCCCTGCAACATAGTTGGATGATTATCCTTGCCTTTTTACTGAATAAATATGGAATGATTGACTCACAATTATATACAAATTTTGTCAAATATAATATAATGATTTTTCTATTTAATTGTTTACCGATTTTACCACTCGATGGAGGAAAGCTCATCTACTTATTTTTTTCCAAATATTATCCGTTTATGAAGGCATTACAACATTCCATTCTTTTTTCTATGATTTTTCTACTCGTATATTGTTTTGTTATCGTTATTATTTTTCCTTATCATTTAAATGGCTGGGTCATTGCCTTGTTTTTATTTATCTCGTTATATAAAGAATGGAAACATCGACCTTATACGTGGATGCGTTTTTTAATTGAACGGTATGTGAAAGAAGATCACAATCGTAAAGTGACTGAAATTTATGTCCGTAAAGAAGAAGAAATCAGTCAAGTGGTAGAAAAATTTAGGCGAGGATATGAGCATCAAATTTTTGTTATCGAACTTGGTAAAACATCCCCACCTATTCATGAAAGTAAAATTTTAAAATATTATTTTGAGAAAACTCCACATCAATTAAAGATTGGTGATTTGATTTATTAA
- the mreD gene encoding rod shape-determining protein MreD: MKKQWWIPIFVVTFFCLESLFANFFPSKLFSNYWIIVPRFLFLYLIFMTVYYDSKKGIIYGAIIGLVMDIVFTGILGIYLLWYPVVIYLVSKLMKFWHSNLFIMAIVSLLAIILTEFGIYGIFSLLQIATIPVKYFTNHRLIPTLILNFIFYLFFSYSMKNYFLQLRKLKEEEGMFQS, translated from the coding sequence ATGAAAAAACAGTGGTGGATTCCGATATTTGTCGTCACTTTTTTTTGTTTAGAAAGCCTATTTGCTAACTTTTTTCCTTCAAAGTTATTTTCGAATTACTGGATTATTGTTCCTCGTTTTCTTTTCTTATATTTAATTTTTATGACTGTCTACTATGATTCGAAAAAAGGGATCATTTACGGAGCAATCATAGGGTTAGTGATGGATATCGTTTTTACAGGAATATTAGGTATTTATTTATTATGGTACCCAGTTGTTATATATCTTGTTTCTAAACTAATGAAATTTTGGCATTCAAATCTTTTTATTATGGCGATTGTGAGTTTATTAGCAATTATTCTTACTGAATTTGGCATCTATGGAATATTTAGCTTATTACAGATCGCTACCATCCCTGTAAAATATTTTACGAATCATCGGTTAATCCCTACTTTAATACTAAATTTTATTTTTTATTTATTCTTCTCTTATTCCATGAAAAACTACTTTTTACAACTACGGAAACTAAAAGAAGAAGAGGGTATGTTCCAATCTTAA
- the radC gene encoding RadC family protein has protein sequence MIKDFPKEERPRERFINQGPSSLSNQELLAIILRTGTRKESVLQLSQRILSEFQGFRMLMDATLEELTKIKGVGEAKAIQLLAAFELGKRIANLKKEDRYVIRSPEDGANYVMEEMRFLTQEHFVCLFLNTKNEVIHKQTIFIGSLNASIVHPRELFKEAFRRSAASMICLHNHPSGNPTPSREDIEVTKRLVECGKILGVEVLDHIIIGDKRYVSLKEKGYL, from the coding sequence ATGATAAAAGATTTCCCAAAAGAAGAACGACCACGGGAACGATTTATTAATCAAGGACCGAGTAGTCTTTCAAATCAAGAATTATTAGCAATTATTTTACGAACAGGTACGAGAAAAGAATCTGTCCTACAGCTATCTCAACGTATTTTAAGTGAATTTCAAGGGTTCCGAATGTTAATGGATGCCACTCTTGAAGAATTAACGAAAATTAAAGGTGTTGGGGAAGCAAAAGCGATTCAGCTACTCGCTGCATTCGAACTTGGTAAAAGGATAGCAAACTTAAAAAAAGAGGATCGGTATGTCATTCGTTCACCAGAAGATGGGGCCAACTATGTGATGGAAGAAATGCGTTTTCTCACACAAGAACATTTTGTTTGTTTATTTCTAAACACAAAAAATGAAGTGATACACAAACAAACGATTTTCATCGGTAGTTTGAACGCCTCAATTGTGCATCCAAGAGAACTGTTTAAAGAAGCATTTCGACGTTCAGCCGCATCAATGATTTGTTTGCATAATCACCCTTCAGGAAATCCGACACCGAGCCGTGAAGATATAGAAGTGACGAAAAGACTTGTCGAATGTGGTAAAATTTTAGGAGTAGAAGTTTTAGACCATATTATCATCGGTGACAAACGATATGTTAGTTTAAAAGAAAAAGGTTATTTATAA
- a CDS encoding M23 family metallopeptidase, with the protein MRDRRKEIRKRIEKRKKYNRTYSTTTKMKNQQVYPEYHEQHDFAWYSTSDGMKNEGHPLFNKEAFLFKILVSACLLLVVAISFKNETEKFQPVRTAVTQVMEKEFQFATVANWYEKKFGKPLALFPEQVPKKEDEPSKYALPANGVILENFESDKQGVTIQTLKGASVEAIQSGVVEFAGVHEVYGNTVIVQHADQTQTWYGQLGGIKVKSYDKVKAGDEIGFVSTDGTGTTGEFYFAIKQDEKFIDPVQVIKFE; encoded by the coding sequence TTGAGGGACAGAAGAAAAGAGATACGTAAACGAATTGAGAAACGAAAAAAATATAATCGTACATACTCAACGACAACAAAGATGAAAAATCAACAAGTTTATCCAGAATACCATGAACAGCATGATTTTGCTTGGTATTCAACAAGTGATGGAATGAAAAACGAAGGACATCCATTATTTAACAAGGAAGCTTTTCTGTTCAAGATTTTAGTTTCCGCCTGTTTATTATTAGTAGTTGCCATTTCCTTTAAAAATGAAACGGAAAAATTTCAGCCCGTGCGCACAGCAGTTACTCAAGTAATGGAGAAGGAATTTCAGTTTGCAACGGTTGCTAATTGGTATGAAAAGAAATTTGGTAAACCTTTAGCACTTTTTCCTGAACAAGTACCGAAGAAGGAAGATGAACCGAGCAAATATGCGCTTCCAGCGAATGGAGTTATTTTAGAAAACTTTGAATCTGATAAACAAGGTGTTACCATTCAGACGTTAAAAGGGGCCTCCGTTGAGGCAATTCAAAGTGGTGTTGTAGAATTCGCTGGTGTCCATGAGGTTTATGGAAATACGGTCATTGTACAACATGCAGATCAAACACAAACATGGTATGGACAACTTGGTGGGATTAAAGTGAAATCCTATGATAAAGTTAAAGCAGGGGATGAAATTGGTTTTGTATCAACGGATGGGACTGGAACAACAGGAGAATTTTATTTTGCCATTAAACAAGACGAAAAATTTATCGACCCCGTACAGGTGATAAAATTTGAATAA
- a CDS encoding Maf family protein, translated as MARLILASSSPRRRDILKQLVTSFEIISSNVDESVDKNLPPEEIVMNLAKRKASSVANNQQDAFIIGADTIVVFKNQILGKPADYDEAKQMLTTLSGNTHSVYTGTCIINGNDKRVFYEKADVTFWELTEEEIDRYIRTGEPLDKAGSYGIQGYGATLVKSIHGDFYAVVGLPIAKLYHTLKEMKFPFKKL; from the coding sequence ATGGCACGCCTCATTTTAGCTTCATCATCACCGCGTAGGCGAGACATCCTCAAACAACTTGTAACATCATTCGAAATTATATCGAGTAATGTCGATGAATCAGTCGATAAGAATTTACCACCTGAGGAAATTGTCATGAATTTAGCAAAAAGAAAAGCAAGCTCAGTTGCGAATAATCAGCAAGATGCTTTTATTATTGGAGCGGATACGATTGTTGTTTTCAAAAATCAAATTTTAGGAAAACCAGCTGACTACGATGAAGCAAAGCAAATGTTGACTACATTATCAGGAAACACGCATTCTGTTTATACAGGAACTTGCATTATTAACGGAAACGATAAACGAGTATTTTACGAAAAAGCAGATGTCACATTTTGGGAACTAACTGAGGAAGAAATTGACCGCTATATTCGTACAGGGGAGCCGCTAGATAAAGCAGGGAGTTATGGCATTCAAGGATATGGGGCAACCTTAGTGAAATCGATTCATGGTGATTTCTACGCTGTAGTCGGTCTACCAATTGCAAAGCTTTATCACACGTTGAAGGAGATGAAATTTCCATTTAAAAAATTGTGA
- a CDS encoding rod shape-determining protein yields MFGFGSKDLGIDLGTANTLVYIRGKGVVLREPSVVAFQTDTKQIVAVGNDAKNMIGRTPGNVVALRPMKDGVIADYETTAKMMKHFINQAMKSKGGFGRKPYVMVCVPSGITAVEERAIIDATRQAGARDAYTIEEPFAAAIGADLPVWEPTGSMVVDIGGGTTEVAIISLGGIVTSQSIRIAGDEMDDSIITYIRKHYNLMIGDRTAETIKMEIGSAGLPEGIDNMEIRGRDLLTGLPKTIEVTSEEIAEALKDTVFAIVEAVKNTLEKTPPELAADIMDRGIVLTGGGALLRNLDRVISNETNMPVLIAENPLDCVAIGTGKALEHIDIFKNKAKV; encoded by the coding sequence ATGTTTGGATTTGGTTCAAAAGATTTAGGAATTGATTTAGGTACAGCCAACACACTTGTCTATATTCGAGGAAAAGGTGTGGTTCTACGTGAGCCATCAGTTGTTGCTTTTCAAACAGACACAAAACAAATTGTTGCGGTTGGGAATGATGCGAAAAACATGATCGGCCGTACACCAGGAAATGTTGTTGCACTTCGACCAATGAAAGATGGTGTTATTGCTGATTATGAAACAACGGCAAAAATGATGAAACACTTTATTAATCAAGCGATGAAAAGTAAAGGTGGCTTTGGTCGGAAACCTTATGTTATGGTTTGTGTGCCATCAGGAATTACTGCAGTTGAAGAACGTGCTATAATTGATGCGACACGTCAAGCGGGTGCACGAGATGCATATACAATTGAAGAGCCATTTGCGGCTGCAATTGGTGCGGACCTACCAGTTTGGGAACCTACAGGTAGTATGGTCGTCGATATCGGCGGAGGAACAACTGAGGTAGCAATTATTTCTTTAGGTGGGATTGTTACTAGTCAATCCATTCGAATCGCTGGTGATGAAATGGATGATTCTATTATTACGTATATCCGTAAACATTATAATTTAATGATTGGGGACCGTACTGCTGAAACAATTAAGATGGAAATTGGCTCTGCTGGATTGCCAGAAGGAATCGACAATATGGAAATTCGGGGTCGAGATCTTTTAACAGGACTTCCAAAAACAATTGAAGTAACTTCAGAAGAAATTGCAGAAGCGTTAAAAGATACAGTTTTTGCCATTGTCGAGGCTGTTAAAAATACGCTTGAAAAAACTCCACCAGAATTAGCTGCGGATATTATGGACCGTGGAATTGTCTTAACAGGTGGCGGTGCATTACTTAGAAACTTAGACCGAGTGATCTCGAACGAAACAAATATGCCAGTTTTAATTGCGGAAAACCCATTAGATTGTGTAGCTATCGGTACCGGCAAAGCATTAGAACATATCGACATATTTAAAAATAAAGCTAAAGTGTAA
- the minD gene encoding septum site-determining protein MinD, which produces MGEAIVITSGKGGVGKTTSSANIGTALALQGKKVCLVDTDIGLRNLDVVMGLENRIIYDLVDVALGKCKLHQALVKDKRFEENLYLLPAAQSSDKTAVTPEQMKTLVNDLKNEFDYVIIDCPAGIEQGFQNAVAGADRAIVVTTPEVSAVRDADRIIGLLEKEPIEPPRLVINRIRTNMVKRGDMLDVDEVTNILAVELIGIVADDEEVIKASNIGEPIAMNPNSKASIAYRNIARRILGESVPLQQLEDNEKGMFTRLKKFFGARA; this is translated from the coding sequence ATGGGTGAGGCAATAGTAATTACATCTGGTAAAGGTGGAGTCGGAAAAACTACTTCTTCTGCTAATATTGGAACAGCTCTAGCATTACAAGGAAAAAAAGTTTGTTTAGTAGACACCGATATTGGATTACGAAATTTAGATGTTGTCATGGGGTTAGAAAATCGAATTATTTATGATTTAGTAGACGTTGCTTTAGGAAAATGTAAACTACATCAAGCACTTGTAAAAGATAAGCGTTTTGAAGAAAATTTGTATTTACTTCCTGCAGCCCAAAGTAGTGATAAAACTGCGGTTACACCTGAACAAATGAAAACTTTAGTAAACGACTTGAAAAATGAGTTTGATTATGTCATTATTGACTGCCCTGCAGGGATTGAGCAAGGGTTCCAAAACGCGGTCGCTGGTGCAGACCGGGCTATCGTCGTTACTACACCAGAAGTTTCTGCTGTTCGTGACGCTGACCGGATTATTGGATTGCTTGAAAAAGAACCAATTGAACCTCCACGATTAGTTATTAACAGAATTCGGACAAACATGGTAAAACGCGGGGATATGCTAGATGTTGACGAGGTAACAAATATTTTAGCTGTTGAGCTTATTGGAATCGTAGCTGATGATGAAGAAGTAATTAAAGCTTCAAACATCGGTGAACCAATTGCAATGAACCCAAATAGTAAAGCAAGCATTGCCTACCGCAATATTGCAAGACGAATACTAGGGGAATCGGTTCCTTTACAACAATTAGAAGATAATGAAAAAGGCATGTTCACTCGTTTAAAGAAATTTTTTGGTGCACGCGCATAA
- the minC gene encoding septum site-determining protein MinC — MIKTQNVTIKGTKDGLLLRLDDACSFSDLLKEIEEKLFPHAKLIDDSHEVSVRIHTGNRLLTEEQENIIRKLISPDKNLLIASIESNVILKEEVHQIKSEMGITVVSKIIRSGQILNITGDLLLIGDVNPGAKVIASGNIFIMGQLKGIAHAGATGNEDAVICAAVMRPSQLRIADYFWRSEDQDSYGNQSECAYINEENQLIIDRIIVLRKIRPILNRFVEGGYYHG; from the coding sequence ATGATAAAGACACAAAATGTCACAATCAAAGGCACAAAAGACGGGCTTTTGCTGCGCCTTGATGATGCATGTTCATTTTCCGACCTATTGAAAGAAATTGAAGAGAAACTATTTCCTCATGCAAAATTAATTGATGATTCCCATGAGGTCTCTGTCCGTATTCATACAGGAAATCGGTTGCTCACTGAGGAACAGGAAAATATCATTCGAAAATTAATTAGTCCAGATAAAAATTTACTTATTGCATCTATTGAATCCAATGTTATATTAAAAGAAGAAGTACATCAGATTAAAAGTGAGATGGGGATTACGGTAGTCTCCAAAATTATTCGCTCTGGACAAATTTTAAATATAACAGGTGATTTATTACTTATCGGTGATGTGAATCCGGGTGCAAAAGTAATTGCGAGTGGTAATATCTTTATCATGGGGCAATTAAAAGGTATTGCACATGCAGGAGCGACTGGTAACGAAGACGCGGTCATTTGTGCTGCTGTGATGCGCCCAAGCCAGTTGCGAATTGCAGATTATTTTTGGCGTTCAGAGGATCAAGATTCGTATGGAAACCAATCGGAATGTGCTTATATTAACGAAGAAAATCAATTGATTATTGATAGAATCATTGTTTTAAGGAAGATACGACCGATTTTAAATCGTTTTGTGGAAGGAGGCTATTATCATGGGTGA
- the mreC gene encoding rod shape-determining protein MreC, with protein MPHFFTNKKLIILLGGIIILVALIGFSLRDRNLSWPEQFVKDTAGFAQIIFAKPAHLASDFVENVRDLQQTYKENKVLKERLDEYAQIKVKADRLEKENEELKAIIKKDKDLATFKSYHASVIARNPDRWDESLIIDKGEVQGIQKNMAVITAEGMIGKVKSVGKITSTVQLLSTVDRTNRIHVAIQLPGDHDVYGLIEGFDVKTQRLIVQQIPSEEKIKKGMEVTTSGLANVFPKGLYIGKIEKVEPDQYGLTQTAYIKPAANFYNIENVIVVEGEMAAMGEKVEEK; from the coding sequence ATGCCACATTTTTTTACGAATAAAAAACTTATTATTTTACTAGGAGGAATTATTATCCTCGTGGCATTGATTGGTTTCTCTTTACGAGATCGTAATCTTTCTTGGCCGGAACAATTTGTTAAAGATACAGCAGGTTTTGCACAAATTATTTTTGCAAAGCCTGCTCATCTTGCCTCAGATTTTGTCGAAAATGTTCGGGATTTGCAACAAACTTATAAAGAAAATAAAGTACTAAAAGAAAGATTAGATGAATATGCCCAAATTAAAGTAAAAGCAGACCGTCTTGAAAAAGAAAACGAAGAATTAAAAGCAATTATTAAAAAGGATAAGGATTTAGCCACATTTAAGTCCTATCATGCATCCGTAATTGCTAGAAATCCAGACCGTTGGGATGAATCGTTAATTATTGATAAGGGCGAGGTCCAAGGAATTCAGAAAAATATGGCAGTTATTACTGCTGAAGGAATGATTGGGAAAGTTAAAAGTGTAGGAAAAATCACTTCAACTGTCCAATTATTATCAACGGTAGACCGAACAAATCGAATTCACGTCGCTATTCAATTACCAGGTGATCATGATGTTTACGGACTTATTGAAGGTTTTGACGTAAAGACGCAACGATTAATCGTACAACAAATTCCATCTGAGGAAAAAATTAAAAAAGGGATGGAAGTAACGACTTCGGGATTAGCAAACGTCTTTCCAAAAGGTTTGTATATCGGTAAAATTGAAAAGGTAGAGCCGGACCAATATGGCTTAACCCAAACAGCTTACATTAAACCAGCTGCAAACTTCTATAATATTGAAAATGTCATTGTTGTTGAAGGGGAAATGGCAGCAATGGGTGAAAAGGTGGAAGAGAAATGA
- the rpmA gene encoding 50S ribosomal protein L27 encodes MLRLDLQFFASKKGVGSTKNGRDSIAKRLGAKRADGQFVTGGSILYRQRGTKIYPGENVGRGGDDTLFAKVDGVVRFERMGRDKKKVSVYPVAQEA; translated from the coding sequence ATGCTAAGATTAGATCTTCAATTTTTCGCGTCTAAAAAAGGGGTAGGTTCTACAAAGAACGGTCGTGACTCAATCGCGAAACGCCTAGGTGCAAAACGTGCTGATGGTCAATTCGTTACTGGTGGTTCTATCCTTTATCGTCAACGTGGAACAAAAATTTATCCAGGTGAAAATGTAGGTCGCGGTGGCGATGATACATTATTTGCTAAAGTTGACGGTGTTGTACGTTTCGAACGTATGGGTCGTGACAAGAAAAAAGTTAGTGTTTACCCAGTAGCACAAGAAGCTTAA
- a CDS encoding Rne/Rng family ribonuclease: MNQLLINVRESEKRILLIENHVLQNLYIEQPQQESLIGNIYIGIVERVVPSMEAAFVHIGKGKKGYLHFSQTPAFIKDKFEGNVDKRKSYIHQGEKILVQIVKDETDTKYYRLTGNIEFTSESVILMPYGHYVAVSKKLSESARQQLRDWAMDMKNDSEGFLFRTQAGQLTKERFLDAIEALREEHKQLLSSVGQVKAPALLKENNSFLKEIINLKEKFHLDEVICDDLRLVKQLKEVWTDIHIEYYHEKTNIISRYSLNKELEKVHKKVVWLDNGANIVIEENEAFTIIDVNSAKAPGQKRKDETIRKTNMLAAKEIARQVRLRNIGGNIFIDFINMTKDQDRESIIRLLKKEFERDQERTIVFGFTNLGILEMSRKRTKPSLQQKMMVHCPTCQGTGFVESSATAAFQLERELWGFKDQDYMEVIIEVTEDVLQFFTGEYKEHLMNLERTLGFTIKFQVFDFPKPHYHIKRLIS; encoded by the coding sequence ATGAATCAATTACTTATTAATGTACGCGAGTCGGAAAAACGAATATTGTTAATAGAAAATCACGTTTTACAAAACCTATACATTGAACAACCGCAACAGGAATCGCTAATTGGAAATATCTATATTGGGATTGTAGAGAGAGTAGTACCAAGTATGGAAGCTGCTTTTGTTCATATAGGTAAAGGAAAGAAAGGTTATTTACATTTTTCACAAACCCCTGCTTTTATTAAAGATAAGTTTGAAGGAAATGTAGACAAGAGAAAGTCATACATCCACCAAGGTGAAAAGATTCTTGTTCAAATTGTAAAAGATGAAACAGATACAAAATATTATCGTTTAACAGGAAATATCGAATTTACGAGTGAATCTGTTATATTGATGCCATACGGTCATTATGTTGCTGTTTCAAAAAAGTTATCAGAATCCGCACGTCAACAGTTAAGAGATTGGGCAATGGATATGAAGAATGATTCAGAAGGATTTCTATTCCGAACTCAAGCAGGACAGTTAACGAAAGAAAGATTTTTAGATGCGATAGAAGCGTTAAGGGAGGAACATAAGCAATTATTATCATCAGTGGGACAAGTGAAAGCACCAGCCCTACTGAAGGAAAATAACAGTTTTTTGAAAGAGATTATAAATCTAAAGGAAAAGTTTCACCTAGATGAAGTGATTTGTGACGATTTGCGTCTTGTTAAACAGCTGAAAGAGGTATGGACGGATATTCACATTGAATATTATCATGAAAAAACGAATATTATTTCTCGCTATTCACTTAATAAAGAATTAGAAAAAGTACATAAAAAGGTTGTTTGGCTTGATAATGGCGCAAATATTGTGATTGAAGAGAACGAAGCATTTACAATTATTGATGTAAACTCGGCAAAAGCACCTGGGCAAAAGCGTAAAGATGAAACCATTCGAAAGACGAACATGTTAGCAGCAAAAGAAATAGCACGACAAGTTCGACTTCGGAATATCGGTGGAAATATTTTTATTGATTTTATAAATATGACAAAGGACCAAGATCGAGAGTCAATCATTCGTTTATTAAAAAAAGAATTTGAACGAGATCAAGAAAGAACGATTGTTTTTGGGTTTACCAATCTCGGGATTCTTGAAATGTCACGAAAACGTACAAAACCGAGCTTACAGCAAAAAATGATGGTCCATTGTCCAACATGCCAAGGAACTGGTTTTGTTGAGTCAAGTGCTACAGCCGCCTTCCAACTAGAAAGGGAACTATGGGGTTTTAAAGATCAAGATTATATGGAAGTAATCATTGAAGTGACTGAGGATGTTTTACAGTTTTTCACAGGAGAATATAAAGAGCATTTAATGAATTTGGAACGTACACTTGGATTTACAATTAAATTTCAAGTTTTTGACTTTCCAAAACCTCATTATCATATCAAACGTTTGATTAGCTGA
- the rplU gene encoding 50S ribosomal protein L21 produces MYAIIETGGKQLKVEEGQTIYVEKLNAADGETVTFDKVLFVGGENTKVGAPFVDGATVTGKVEKHGRQKKIIVFKYKAKKNYRKKQGHRQPYTKVTIEKIQG; encoded by the coding sequence ATGTACGCGATTATTGAAACAGGTGGAAAACAACTTAAAGTTGAAGAAGGTCAAACAATTTACGTTGAAAAATTAAACGCAGCTGACGGTGAAACAGTTACTTTTGATAAAGTATTGTTCGTTGGTGGCGAAAACACAAAAGTTGGTGCTCCTTTTGTCGACGGTGCTACTGTTACTGGTAAAGTAGAAAAACACGGTCGTCAAAAGAAAATCATCGTTTTCAAATACAAAGCTAAGAAAAACTATCGTAAAAAGCAAGGTCATCGTCAACCTTATACAAAAGTTACGATTGAAAAAATTCAAGGCTAA